GACGGTTATGTCCTGAAAGGGAGAAAGCTCTGGATCACAAGCGGGGCAGTAGCAGATTTTGTTACCGTTGCCGCCACGGTGGATCCGTCGAAAAGACTTAAGGGCATTGCCTTTTTTCTTGTCGAAAAAGACACGCCGGGTTTTTCTGTGGGGCAGACGATAGACAAGATGTCCGCGCGGGGATCGGCAGCTACGGAACTTATCTTTGACGAATGCCGTATACCAAAGGAAAACCTTTTCGGTGAGGAAGGAAAAGGCGTGCAGTACCTCGAGGCGATCTTAAGCGAGAGCAGAGTAATGGTCGCAGGGCTTGGACTGGGCCTTGCGGAAAGCGCTTATGAGGCGGGGCTCAGGTATGCAAAAGAGCGCGAGGCGTTCGGTAAACCGATCGGCAATTTCCAGCTTATACAGGAAAAGATAGCCGGGATGGAGATGCGGATAAAAAGCTCCTGGCTTCTCACCTACTACGCGGCATGGCTGAAGGATAAGGGGCTGGCAGCAAAGAAGGAGGCAGCCACGGCAAAGCTTTATTCCACGGAGACCGCAAATTATGTCGTTGATGAGGTGACACGGATCTACGGTGCATATGGGATCGCAGAGGAGTATCCGGCAGAAAGGTACTTCAGGGACGCCCGGTTTCTTCTCTCCGGCGGCGGCACATCGGAGATATTAAAAACGACCATTGCAAAGGAATGTCTTAAATAATAAAACCGTAATTTTCAGGAGGAACTTCATGGGAACACCGAAGAGGATAAAGGTTTTAATAGCAAAACCAGGGCTTGATGGGCATGACAGGGGCGCCAGGGTTGTGGCGCTGGCACTTAAGGATGCCGGGATGGAGGTCATCTATTCAGGGCTGCACAGGACGGTTGACCAGATCGTCAATATCGCTATTCAGGAAGACGTTGACGTGATAGGGCTTTCCATTATGACGGGCGCACACATCCCCATTACCCAGCGGCTCTTCCAGAAGATCCGGGAAAAGGGGATAGGCGATAAGACGGTCTTTGTCGGCGGCGTTATCCCTTCAAGAGATATCCCGAAGCTGAAAGAGATGGGGGTGGCCGGCATCTTTCCCGGTGGAACACCTCTTGCTGAAACGATAAAGTTCCTGCAATCGACTGTGTTAAAGAAATAGGAGGGAACCATGGCTGTGGCACGTTATATAAAAGACGAAAAAGATCAAATCCTCGACGTTATACTCGAATCAGGTATCCACGTTAAGCCTTCATATTCCCCGAAAGACCTTGA
The genomic region above belongs to Syntrophorhabdaceae bacterium and contains:
- a CDS encoding cobalamin B12-binding domain-containing protein, with translation MGTPKRIKVLIAKPGLDGHDRGARVVALALKDAGMEVIYSGLHRTVDQIVNIAIQEDVDVIGLSIMTGAHIPITQRLFQKIREKGIGDKTVFVGGVIPSRDIPKLKEMGVAGIFPGGTPLAETIKFLQSTVLKK
- a CDS encoding acyl-CoA dehydrogenase family protein is translated as ISCAAIVTMQCLMGTDFIHRFGNKEQRERLLIPAMAGRKIGTIAFTEPDCGSDLGAMRTRAYREGDGYVLKGRKLWITSGAVADFVTVAATVDPSKRLKGIAFFLVEKDTPGFSVGQTIDKMSARGSAATELIFDECRIPKENLFGEEGKGVQYLEAILSESRVMVAGLGLGLAESAYEAGLRYAKEREAFGKPIGNFQLIQEKIAGMEMRIKSSWLLTYYAAWLKDKGLAAKKEAATAKLYSTETANYVVDEVTRIYGAYGIAEEYPAERYFRDARFLLSGGGTSEILKTTIAKECLK